The nucleotide window GACACGGCGCAGGGCTTGGTGCCTGTCCTTCACTTCCCCCAGGGCTATCGCCCCGTCGAGATCGGCTAGGATCTCGCCCACCTCCGGCCCGCTTTTCAGTCCCGTGAGCGCCATCACTTCCTCACCGGTGATCCTTCGGCCAAAGGACTGAAGACGCAGTATGAACGCCGCCGACGACCTCTGGCTTTCAGCCCAGGCTTCGGCGGCCGATGGGCCTTGCTCGAGGCTTTCAATATACCCGAATAAGAAGAGTCTCCCAAGCCAACGCGCACCCCGGGATCGATAGAGGCCGGCCCAGGAGCTGGCGTCGGCGCCGTGGAGGGCGATGGTACGGTATCTCACGAGGTTCTTTGTCTCCCCGGCCATCCCCTTCGGCCAGCTCCAGGCCGAGATCGTCGCCGCGACGCCTTTGCCGTCTTCGGCGAGCAGGCAGGCCGCCCTGACAGCCCTATCGTCGGTGAGAGAGCACGCCCTGCGGATCCTGTCCAAGGTGGTCGCCCTCCGATCGGCCGTGACCTCCCCCCAAAAGGGCAGGACTGATGCAAGGAGGCCCTGCCCTTCAAGGGTATCCAGGAAAGCGGGCAGGTCCCCCGCCAGGGCTTTAAAAATCTCCCTTCCGATCCGGGGAAGCGGCATTGAGGAGACCCGGGAAGCGAAGCCGCGGCAGGCCTCCCGAGAGACGGGGTC belongs to Thermovirga sp. and includes:
- a CDS encoding CCA tRNA nucleotidyltransferase, translating into MRPLQEAILAALCAASKLVARGHETAVVGGAVRDLFLGRESMEADLATSASTEEILELWPGAPVVGCPPAATVIIDSGGYRVDISSFQGDTLAEDLGRRDLTINAMAVSIEGTIVDPWEGRADLARRLLRFTGAPLDRLTSDPLRAVRLARFASELPGFSVDPVSREACRGFASRVSSMPLPRIGREIFKALAGDLPAFLDTLEGQGLLASVLPFWGEVTADRRATTLDRIRRACSLTDDRAVRAACLLAEDGKGVAATISAWSWPKGMAGETKNLVRYRTIALHGADASSWAGLYRSRGARWLGRLFLFGYIESLEQGPSAAEAWAESQRSSAAFILRLQSFGRRITGEEVMALTGLKSGPEVGEILADLDGAIALGEVKDRHQALRRVFNRGKRV